In a single window of the Vibrio celticus genome:
- a CDS encoding putative quinol monooxygenase has protein sequence MSKVILQGHILVPDNDLKAVTQALVVHKELTLEEPGCIVFRVSQSTLQPNRFEVYEEFTSREAFEAHQQRVKASEWGEISKNVTRHYQVTDVPTS, from the coding sequence ATGAGTAAAGTAATTCTGCAAGGGCATATTCTAGTGCCAGACAACGACCTAAAAGCCGTCACACAAGCCTTGGTTGTACACAAAGAACTGACACTGGAAGAACCTGGTTGTATCGTGTTTCGAGTCAGTCAGAGCACGCTTCAACCTAATCGCTTTGAAGTGTATGAAGAATTCACTAGCCGAGAAGCATTCGAAGCGCACCAACAGCGAGTCAAAGCCTCTGAATGGGGTGAAATCTCCAAGAATGTGACTCGTCATTATCAAGTCACCGATGTTCCGACATCATAA
- a CDS encoding nucleotidyltransferase family protein translates to MIHPLANSIVTLIKQDPLRMQVLDCVAQLDLPQCYVAAGFVRNLVWDHLHCYASPTPLNDIDVIYFDPIDTSYESELRYEAQLKQRLPELNWQVRNQACMHTRNGDEPYQGSLDAMSYWPEKETAVAVKQSLNGDIECISSFGLESLFDLQITPNPKRNRDIFDQRVQSKNWLTQWPKLTISHSELAFEFKR, encoded by the coding sequence ATGATACATCCGCTAGCCAACAGTATCGTCACGTTGATCAAACAAGATCCCTTACGAATGCAGGTTTTAGACTGTGTCGCTCAGCTGGATTTGCCGCAGTGCTATGTTGCTGCGGGCTTTGTGAGAAACCTCGTTTGGGATCACCTACATTGTTATGCCTCCCCGACTCCACTCAATGATATTGATGTGATCTACTTTGATCCCATTGATACCTCTTACGAATCGGAGCTTAGATACGAGGCTCAGCTTAAACAACGGTTACCCGAACTGAATTGGCAAGTTCGCAATCAAGCCTGCATGCACACCAGAAATGGGGATGAACCTTACCAAGGCTCATTGGATGCGATGAGTTATTGGCCAGAGAAAGAAACCGCCGTCGCCGTAAAGCAAAGCCTCAATGGAGACATCGAATGTATTTCGTCTTTTGGTTTAGAGAGTTTGTTTGATTTGCAAATCACACCCAACCCAAAGCGTAACCGAGATATCTTTGATCAAAGAGTACAATCCAAGAACTGGCTGACCCAGTGGCCCAAGTTAACGATTAGTCACAGTGAACTAGCTTTCGAATTCAAACGCTAA
- a CDS encoding GntR family transcriptional regulator, protein MTEWKDDQPIFRQLASKISDQILQGVWLEQQALPSVRAVAADLKINHLTVMKSYQLLVDEDLVEKKRGQGMYVAEGALQKLKESAHQSFINTQIPAIAETLGIIDMSVEELVKQLAQHIKDKS, encoded by the coding sequence ATGACCGAATGGAAAGACGACCAACCGATCTTTAGGCAGCTTGCCTCAAAGATCAGTGACCAAATTCTTCAAGGTGTTTGGTTAGAGCAACAAGCATTACCCTCTGTGCGCGCGGTTGCTGCCGATCTCAAGATCAACCACCTTACTGTCATGAAAAGCTATCAGTTACTGGTGGATGAAGACTTGGTAGAGAAAAAACGCGGCCAAGGCATGTATGTGGCCGAAGGGGCACTTCAAAAATTGAAAGAGTCTGCACACCAATCATTCATCAACACACAGATCCCAGCCATCGCTGAGACGCTAGGCATCATTGATATGAGTGTCGAAGAACTCGTGAAACAGCTAGCACAACATATAAAGGACAAGTCATGA
- a CDS encoding Bcr/CflA family efflux MFS transporter: MKRPQPVLGKTGMLFFLVIISAFPPLTIDLYLPALPQMVEVFNTDRSMVNLTLSSYFVTYAIGLLFWGPLSEKFGRKPILLIGLAGYMVASILCAMTNSIEQLIGARVFQAFAGSAITVIATAIVKDLYDGREREKIMATIMSLVIIAPMVAPVFGAFLLKIASWRMMFVTLAIFGAFASVLACCYRETLENKYQGSIFRSWGRMGVVMKNRSFVKLLVIFSIIPMALMGFLAAGSYIYIDHFGLTEQQFSYAFAFNALCASFGPTIYMKLSYRMPVQKVISGCFALLALAGIFTLTIGDLSPWFFMFIAAPATLMAIIMRVPGTNLMLNQQDHDTGSAVALIQFFSMICGSLGMVLVSIRPESLIENLGFIQLSIGTLGGLMWLMVRNKEFVTNKLN, encoded by the coding sequence TTGAAGAGACCACAACCAGTACTGGGAAAGACCGGTATGCTATTTTTTCTCGTCATAATAAGTGCTTTCCCTCCATTGACCATCGACCTTTACTTACCTGCACTCCCGCAGATGGTCGAGGTGTTTAATACTGACCGATCAATGGTCAACCTAACCCTGAGCAGCTACTTCGTTACTTACGCCATCGGTCTTTTGTTCTGGGGGCCACTCAGCGAAAAATTTGGTCGTAAGCCGATCCTATTAATTGGATTAGCGGGTTATATGGTCGCGAGCATATTGTGTGCGATGACCAATAGCATCGAACAGTTAATTGGCGCTCGTGTATTCCAAGCCTTTGCTGGCAGTGCTATCACCGTTATCGCTACCGCCATTGTCAAAGATCTTTATGACGGCCGAGAACGTGAAAAGATCATGGCGACTATCATGTCACTGGTGATCATCGCACCAATGGTTGCGCCTGTATTTGGTGCCTTTCTACTGAAAATTGCTTCTTGGCGAATGATGTTTGTCACGCTCGCCATTTTTGGTGCATTTGCGTCAGTATTAGCTTGCTGCTACCGAGAAACACTCGAAAACAAATACCAAGGTTCTATATTCCGCTCATGGGGAAGAATGGGCGTGGTCATGAAAAACCGCTCGTTCGTCAAGCTGCTGGTCATTTTCTCTATCATACCGATGGCGTTGATGGGCTTTCTTGCGGCGGGTTCTTATATCTACATCGATCACTTTGGATTGACCGAACAACAGTTTAGTTACGCGTTCGCATTCAATGCACTGTGCGCCTCATTTGGTCCAACAATTTACATGAAGTTGTCCTACCGAATGCCGGTTCAAAAGGTCATCTCAGGATGTTTTGCTTTATTAGCGCTTGCGGGAATCTTCACCCTAACCATTGGTGACCTGTCCCCTTGGTTCTTTATGTTCATCGCTGCACCAGCGACACTGATGGCGATCATCATGCGAGTACCGGGCACCAACTTGATGTTGAACCAGCAAGATCATGACACGGGCTCTGCCGTCGCACTGATTCAGTTCTTCAGCATGATTTGTGGCTCGCTAGGCATGGTATTAGTGTCAATCCGTCCAGAGTCGCTGATTGAAAACCTCGGCTTTATCCAATTATCCATCGGTACGCTAGGCGGCCTGATGTGGCTAATGGTCAGAAACAAAGAGTTCGTGACTAATAAGCTGAATTAA
- a CDS encoding bifunctional diaminohydroxyphosphoribosylaminopyrimidine deaminase/5-amino-6-(5-phosphoribosylamino)uracil reductase RibD: protein MNQQYMLQALEASRQALPDCQPNPPVGCVLVKNDKVVSVGYTQKVGGNHAEVEALNSYDSETDGEMEGVTAYVTLEPCSFVGRTPACANTLVKAGVKHVVVAMLDPDPRNNGRGVAILESHGVKVDVGLCQAQVSAFLTPYLGKS, encoded by the coding sequence ATGAACCAACAATACATGCTGCAAGCACTCGAAGCTTCGCGCCAAGCCTTACCTGATTGCCAACCAAACCCGCCAGTAGGCTGCGTTTTGGTAAAGAACGATAAGGTGGTATCTGTTGGGTACACGCAAAAAGTCGGTGGAAACCACGCCGAGGTTGAAGCACTGAATAGCTATGACAGCGAAACGGACGGAGAAATGGAAGGGGTTACCGCTTACGTAACTTTAGAGCCATGTTCATTTGTTGGCAGAACACCCGCTTGCGCCAATACATTGGTTAAAGCCGGTGTAAAACACGTAGTAGTAGCAATGCTAGACCCTGACCCTCGCAATAATGGCCGTGGTGTTGCGATCCTTGAATCGCACGGCGTGAAGGTGGATGTGGGGTTATGCCAAGCGCAAGTAAGCGCCTTTTTAACCCCTTACCTTGGTAAGTCCTAG
- a CDS encoding NUDIX hydrolase, with amino-acid sequence MIPLNTSIVSGVAISEIDGQMKMLIMKRVKGEFWCHVAGSIEAGETGWQAIVREFEEETQIKVEALYNAQFLEQFYEAHVNVIQLIPVFAVLCPPNQAIELNDEHTEYCWCDLEEAKALAPFPNQHAVYDHIWSYFVDKPVNPLYRVKLN; translated from the coding sequence ATGATTCCACTCAATACTTCGATTGTATCCGGTGTCGCTATTTCAGAGATCGACGGACAAATGAAAATGCTAATAATGAAGCGTGTGAAGGGCGAGTTTTGGTGCCATGTCGCAGGCTCGATTGAAGCGGGCGAAACAGGTTGGCAGGCTATCGTGCGCGAATTTGAAGAAGAGACCCAAATTAAAGTGGAAGCTTTGTATAACGCGCAGTTTCTGGAGCAGTTTTACGAGGCTCACGTTAATGTGATTCAGCTAATCCCTGTGTTTGCGGTGCTATGCCCACCCAACCAAGCGATTGAACTGAATGACGAACATACAGAGTACTGCTGGTGCGATTTAGAGGAAGCGAAAGCACTTGCGCCGTTCCCCAACCAACATGCCGTCTACGATCATATTTGGTCATACTTTGTCGATAAGCCAGTCAATCCGCTTTACCGCGTGAAATTGAACTAG
- a CDS encoding RluA family pseudouridine synthase, with protein MHSSKPTHVSENSHTPEHCFTRFQQPIESYSLPERFTFPFYYEPHALCEIASHQLQQYLETQTDWQHDFGLDSDAGRGKMFGVLLVKSPEGELGYFSAFSGKIADQNLLPHFVPPVFDMLSSDSFFHQDTADMMAVNAKFKALQANADYLELCEQLAQQKAQAEQEIEAQRLLIIEGRKTRKEQREQGKESLDEQAFEQLNNELNKASVADKNQQKYLKLNWEQTLQVLQAKVDVFTNQLAELKEQRAHLSHQLQHKLFSQYAFQNAEGNIEDLNQIFEDTPNKIPPAGSGECAAPKLLQYAYLNGYTPLALAEFWWGRSPKSEIRKHKKYYASCQSKCVPILGHMMKGLEVDPNPLLENPAEGKDLDILFQDEHIVVVHKPAGFLSVPGKNIKDSAYTRVQEMHQDVEGPFVIHRLDMATSGILIFALTRRANKSLQKQFITREVEKRYVAMIEGVLDQDEGYIRLPLRGDLYDRPRQIVCFEHGKPAETKWEVIERNEQTTKVYLHPKTGRTHQLRVHCSHQEGLNMPIVGDGLYGNKADRLHLHAERLALHHPVTKEWMEFQFDAEF; from the coding sequence ATGCACTCATCCAAACCAACGCACGTCTCAGAAAACAGCCACACACCTGAGCATTGCTTCACTCGCTTTCAACAGCCGATCGAGTCATATTCGTTGCCTGAGCGTTTCACCTTCCCGTTCTATTATGAACCACACGCACTGTGTGAAATCGCTTCTCATCAGCTTCAACAATATCTAGAAACTCAAACCGACTGGCAGCATGACTTCGGACTGGATTCTGACGCTGGTCGCGGCAAAATGTTTGGTGTGTTACTGGTGAAAAGCCCTGAAGGTGAATTGGGTTACTTCTCTGCTTTCTCTGGAAAAATCGCCGACCAAAACCTACTGCCCCATTTTGTGCCACCCGTATTCGACATGTTGAGCAGCGACAGCTTTTTCCATCAAGACACAGCCGACATGATGGCTGTGAATGCGAAGTTTAAAGCGCTGCAAGCAAACGCTGATTACCTTGAACTGTGCGAGCAACTGGCACAACAAAAAGCACAAGCTGAACAAGAGATCGAAGCGCAACGTCTGTTGATTATAGAAGGCCGAAAAACACGTAAAGAACAACGTGAACAAGGTAAAGAAAGCCTTGATGAGCAAGCCTTCGAACAGCTAAATAACGAGTTAAACAAGGCCAGTGTTGCCGACAAAAATCAGCAAAAATATCTTAAGCTCAACTGGGAACAGACTCTGCAAGTGTTGCAGGCTAAAGTTGATGTGTTCACTAATCAATTAGCTGAACTCAAAGAGCAAAGAGCACACCTTTCTCATCAGCTTCAACACAAGTTGTTTTCACAATACGCTTTCCAAAATGCGGAAGGAAACATTGAGGATCTGAACCAGATCTTTGAAGACACCCCAAACAAGATACCACCAGCGGGTTCTGGCGAATGTGCCGCGCCCAAGCTGCTGCAATACGCGTATTTGAACGGTTACACACCGCTGGCATTGGCTGAATTTTGGTGGGGTCGCTCACCGAAGTCTGAAATCCGTAAACACAAGAAATACTACGCGTCTTGCCAAAGTAAATGTGTACCGATTTTAGGCCATATGATGAAAGGCCTAGAGGTGGATCCAAACCCATTGCTAGAGAACCCAGCAGAAGGAAAAGACCTCGATATCCTGTTCCAAGATGAACACATCGTTGTAGTCCACAAACCAGCAGGTTTTCTATCCGTGCCAGGTAAAAACATTAAAGATTCCGCCTACACACGTGTTCAAGAAATGCACCAAGATGTTGAAGGGCCATTTGTTATCCACCGTTTGGATATGGCGACCTCAGGCATTCTGATATTTGCTCTAACACGACGTGCGAACAAAAGCTTACAGAAGCAGTTCATTACTCGTGAAGTTGAGAAGCGATATGTCGCAATGATTGAAGGTGTACTAGACCAAGACGAAGGCTATATTCGACTGCCATTGCGTGGTGACTTGTATGACCGCCCTCGTCAGATTGTTTGCTTCGAACACGGCAAGCCTGCAGAAACCAAATGGGAAGTGATTGAGCGAAACGAGCAAACCACTAAGGTTTACCTGCACCCTAAAACAGGCCGTACACACCAGTTACGTGTTCACTGTTCACACCAAGAAGGGCTTAACATGCCTATCGTGGGTGACGGCCTATATGGCAATAAAGCCGACCGACTGCACCTACACGCAGAAAGACTTGCACTGCACCACCCAGTCACCAAAGAGTGGATGGAGTTCCAGTTCGACGCTGAATTCTAA
- a CDS encoding ABC transporter ATP-binding protein — protein MSTLLSVKNVTKTYSNQVGVENISFELKPGQVLGLLGHNGAGKSTLIKSLLGGHNYQGEIEVNGYHPIHQHAELMQHLSYISDVNVLPEWMTVKQLLRYTQGVHPSFNKQKAEQTLSSTNIKLSSTIKQLSKGMKVQLHLAIIIATDTQVLILDEPTLGLDLLYRDTFYRHLLEWFHDGERAMIIASHEVSEIEHLLTDVLILKQGHCVLQKSMEDIESDYFIIEVANNHSSEIQKLNPLTSQSGLGTTKWLLEGQYKAQVESLGNIYNVGLADLFLATQTEKA, from the coding sequence ATGAGTACGTTACTTTCCGTGAAAAACGTAACCAAAACCTATTCAAATCAAGTGGGTGTCGAAAATATCAGCTTTGAGTTAAAGCCAGGGCAAGTACTTGGTCTGCTTGGCCACAATGGCGCGGGTAAATCGACTCTGATCAAATCACTGCTTGGTGGACACAACTATCAAGGTGAGATTGAAGTAAACGGCTACCACCCTATCCACCAGCACGCAGAGCTCATGCAGCACTTGTCGTACATCTCAGATGTTAACGTGTTACCAGAGTGGATGACGGTTAAACAACTGCTTCGATACACACAAGGTGTGCACCCTAGCTTCAACAAGCAAAAAGCAGAACAGACGTTAAGCAGCACCAATATTAAGTTGTCTTCTACTATCAAGCAGCTTTCTAAAGGAATGAAAGTACAACTTCACCTTGCGATCATCATCGCGACTGACACTCAAGTGTTGATCTTAGATGAGCCTACACTGGGCTTAGATTTGCTGTACCGCGATACTTTTTATCGCCACCTACTAGAATGGTTCCACGACGGCGAACGCGCCATGATCATTGCAAGCCATGAGGTTTCAGAAATTGAACACCTATTAACGGATGTACTGATTTTGAAGCAAGGTCATTGTGTCCTGCAAAAAAGCATGGAAGACATCGAGAGCGACTATTTCATTATTGAAGTCGCAAACAACCATTCAAGCGAGATTCAGAAACTCAACCCACTGACCTCACAATCAGGGCTAGGCACTACTAAGTGGTTATTAGAAGGTCAATACAAAGCGCAGGTTGAATCACTGGGTAACATCTATAACGTTGGTCTCGCAGATCTATTCCTTGCAACACAGACGGAGAAGGCATAA